The Rubripirellula amarantea genome includes the window CGCCCACTGGCGGTTTTCATTTCGTTGATTGGGTCCAAACTGACCTATGCGGAACAGGCATTTGTTGCCGGTTTGGCTCCTCGAGGAATCGTGGCTGCTGCGGTCAGTAGCGTTTTTGCGTTGGAATTGGAACGAAAGCTTGAAGGATTTGCGTTGCCCGGCGCTGACCAGTTAGCGACCGTTACATTCTTGGTGATTGTCGGAACGGTTACGGTCTATGGGCTTTCGGCAGCACCGCTGGCGAGTTGGCTTGGGCTTGCGGATTCAAAGTCGAATGGTGTGCTGATTGTGGGCGCCGACGCCTGGGTTCGCGAATTTGCTCTGCAATTGCAGAAGTCCAAGATTCCTGTTGTCCTGGTCGACACCAACTACAACAAAGTGACCCAGGCCAAGGTTGCGGGTTTGACTGCGGTTTGTGCCAACATCCTCAACGAACACGCGCGGGAAGAACTTCCGCTAGCCGGGATTGGCTCGTTCATGGCAATGACGCCCAACGATGAGGTCAACACGTTGGCGGTTAAGGAATGTCAGCACATCTTTGGGCGGTCCGGAGCGTACCAATTGTCCTTTACCAAGCAAAATTCGAAGAGCCGCCGCGGCATGACCAAGAACTTGATGGGAAGAGAACTTTTCAACGAAGGTACAACGTTTTCGAGCATCAAAGGGCAAGTCGAAATTGGGTCCACGTTCCGTTCGACGACGCTTAGCGAAGAATTTTCATACGCAGATTTCTTAAAACGTCACCAAGGCGGCGCGACGCTCATGTGTGCGATCGACGAAGACAAGCACGTGATCTTCAAAACCGTGGGCGATGATCTGCACCCTCAAGCCGGCCAGACGATCATTGCGCTAGTTTCATCCACACCAATTCCGGATGACCACGCGTCACAAGCCTAGAACGGTCGGCGCAGAAGTCAAGGCAGCAGTCGAGGCAGCAGTCGAGGCAGCAGTCGGCGGTGGGTTCGGCGTAGCGATCGGTAGTGGGTTCGGCGGTGGTATCAACGCTATGGTTGAGGCGGCTCAGGTCTTTGTCGCCTGCCGATCGTCAATGCAAGGAAGATCATGATGGCGGGGACCAAGCCGCAGATAAACAGGGAACCGTAAAGGTTTTCCGGAACGCCAACTTTCCGCAATGCTTGATCGTCCAGGCTGGCTTTGAACGTAAAGAATATTAGGGGCGTCAAAATCGCGACCAACGCTAGAGCCTGCATCAACGACGTGAAGTAATCGCGATGGTGACGTTGAGCCCACATCCATGCCGTGACAGTACAAACGAGCACGAACCCGCCTATGGAGATGATCCCGGGAAACAAGATGCCGTCCTTCAACAACATGAGCCCTGACGCGGCCATCCACGCGGTTCCTCCAATCATGGGACCGAACCAAGCTCCAGCATTCCACGATAATTGTGAACTGCGTTGAGGGTTGGGTTGAGGATGGGAGGAAACGTATTCTTGGGACTTATGATCTGACATCTCAATTGGCATGCAACGATCAGGGGTTGGCGAATCGGCTGCCAACTTACACACTGGCGTCGGACATCTCTGTCATTTGGATTGTTCGTTTTTCCCAAAATTGAGCCCACTTTTGAGCGACCCCACCAGCACGCCTGCTGCCAAGAAAACAACGTTCATCGACCCAACGTTTCTGTTTCGGTTTGAAATCGACTTGAAGAAGCAGAAACTCGATTGGTCGACCAAGGGGTTAAAACTGCCCGAAACTTGTCGGTTACCATCGTTCGGTGGTCTGGCGGGGCGGCCCGTTTTCGCGGACGTGCGAATGGCGTGGTCCGAGCAAGGCATTGGTGTGCACCTTAACGTCAACGGTAAACGCCAATTGCCGTGGTGCCGCGATTCAAGGCCCGAGGACAGTGACGGGTTTCACTTGTGGATCGACACGCGTTGCAGTCCCAATATTCACCGAGCGACGCAGTATTGTCACCGGTTTCTTTGGATGCCATCAGGCGGCGGACCACAACGAGAACGCCCCGTCTCGGCACTGGTTCCAATCAACCGTGCTCGAAACTTTCCCAAGCCGATTTCAAATTCGGCCATCAAGGTCGTCGCGTTCCCACGTCACGATGGATATGAACTCTCTGGAATTGTTCCCAGCGAGGCATTGACTGGGTACGAACCCAAGCAGCAACCCAGAATCAGTCTGTACTACGCGGTGATTGATCGCGAACTCGGCTGGCAAACGCTGTCGCTTGGGCCAGAGTACCCCGTCATGGAAGACCCCAGTTTATGGGGCGAAGCGAGATTGGTTTAGGCTTCCTAGCAGCAGCCATCCATCAGAAAACGAAAAAAGCCTCGTCAAATGACGAGGCTTTTCTTGATTTTCAGTGCGAGTCAAAAACTACGCAACCACGTTGATACGTCGTCCCTTGCGGTCAAACATGACCTTACCGTCGATCAACGCGAACAGGGTGTAATCGTTGCCTTGGCCAACACCGCGTCCAGGGTGGAACTTGGTGCCAACCTGACGAACGAGGATGTTACCGGCGACTACAGCTTCGCCACCAAACTTCTTAACGCCGCGACGTTGTGCATTGGAATCGCGACCGTTTCGGCTCGATCCCTGTCCCTTCTTATGTGCCATTTCCGTGTGCCTTACAAATCTTACAAACAGTGAATTCTGGGGTGGATTCACCGCTAATTTATGGTGAATTTTGCGGGAGTCTACCTGACGCTATCAAGTTTCTCAAGTGGGAGTCCAGAGAACCCGTGCGGGTTTCGAGCGTCTGACATGTTCAGACCCACTGGGTTCGTCAGTTCGGTGGGTTAACGATCTCGTTTGAAACGCCAACTTCGGCGACTGGGGCAGTTCAACTGGGGCACCTCGACTGGGGCACCTCGACTGGGGCAGCTCAAAGGGCGAACCTGGCCTTAACCAGCCGCATGGACTGCTTGGTCAAACGCCAAAACTGATGGGCCAGTACCCCGAACTCGCGGCCGAGGCACCGATTGCTTGGTCAGTGATTGCTTGTTTTCAACGCCGCCATGAGTGCTCGTGAGCATCATTTTCAACCCTGCGACCTGTTCCGGTTCAACCGGAATGCAGCTCTGTGTGAACCATCCCACCGCTGACGAGAACGTTTCTTGTCGAAGCACCAAGCGTCCCGATTGTTCGTCGCCCGCCTTGCTGTCACTTTTCTCAACCGCGACGACGAGTCGAGAATGGCCGTCGGACGCTGGAAATACGTTCAAAATCGTTTGTGAATGCACTTGGGTCGAGCCTTGAGAGCTTACACTGAGACAGGTGGGGGGAGATTGCTTGTTGCAACTCATTCTCAATAGCTGCCAGTCTATTCGTTCCACCGACCTCGTCAACTGGAAATATCCTCTCAAGCATGTCCAAACCCAAGAAACTCTCTGACTCCATCG containing:
- the rpmA gene encoding 50S ribosomal protein L27, producing MAHKKGQGSSRNGRDSNAQRRGVKKFGGEAVVAGNILVRQVGTKFHPGRGVGQGNDYTLFALIDGKVMFDRKGRRINVVA
- a CDS encoding DOMON domain-containing protein, with product MSDPTSTPAAKKTTFIDPTFLFRFEIDLKKQKLDWSTKGLKLPETCRLPSFGGLAGRPVFADVRMAWSEQGIGVHLNVNGKRQLPWCRDSRPEDSDGFHLWIDTRCSPNIHRATQYCHRFLWMPSGGGPQRERPVSALVPINRARNFPKPISNSAIKVVAFPRHDGYELSGIVPSEALTGYEPKQQPRISLYYAVIDRELGWQTLSLGPEYPVMEDPSLWGEARLV